The genomic window GGCGTCGTCGCCAGTCATCTTCTTCTCGATGAACGGGTAGGCGAACAGCAGGACAACCATCAGGCCACAGAGCAGGGCTACCCAGAATGCGCTCGGGATGGTGTAGCTGCCCAGGTAGAGCTCCCAGGCCGGCATAATACGAGCGACACCGTCAGTCCACAGCATGTAGATATCGGGCTGGGAACCAGCGGAGACCTGCGAGGGGTTGTACGGCCCCAGGTTCCAAATGGCGTTAATGGTCAGCAGACCGGACATCAGAGCCAGGACGCCGGCGACCATCAGGCCCATACCGATCGCCTTGGTGGCGAAGACCGGCATGATGCGGACGCCAACGACGTTGTTCTCGGCGCGGCCCGGCCCCGGGAATTGGGTGTGCTTCTGGTACCAGACCAGGATGAGGTGGGCGGCAATCAGGCCCAAGATGATGCCCGGGATGACCAGCACGTGCAGGATGTAGAAACGATCCAGCATCAGGTCAGACGGGAAGTCGCCGTCGAAGATGGCCCAGTGCAGCCAAGTACCAATGATCGGCAGGCCCAGGATGATGGCGGACATAATGCGCAGACCAACGCCGGAGAGCAGGTCGTCCGGCAGGGAGTAGCCGAGGAAGCCCTCGACCATGCCCAGCAGAATCAGCGCGCAGCCGATGATCCAGTTGGCCTCACGTGGGCGGCGGAACGCACCGGTGAAGAAGATGCGCAGCATGTGCGCGACCATGGACATCATGAACATCAGGGCTGCCCAGTGGTGCATCTGGCGAACGAAGAGGCCGCCGCGCACCTCGAAGGACAGGTCCAAGGCGGTCGCGTAAGCACGCGACATCTCCACGCCGTTGAGCGGGGTGTAGGCGCCGTCGTAGATGACCTTGCTGATCGACGGGTCGAAGAACAGCGCCAGGTAGATACCGGTCAGCAGCAGGATGATGAAGCTGTACAGCGCCATCTCGCCCAGCATGAAGGACCAGTGGGTCGGGAAGACCTTGTTGATCTGAGTGCGGATCATGCCGGAGGCAGTGTACCGCGAATCAATGTTGTTACCGATTTCAGCGAGTTTATTGCTCATTATGACTTACGCTCCCAGAATGCCGGGCCGACAGGCTCAATGAAGTTACCCTGCGCGACGAGGTAGCCGTCTTCGTCCACGGTGATCGGCAGCTGCGGCAGAGCACGGGCGGCCGGGCCGAAGACCGGCTTGCCGTACTCCAGAGCATCGAACTGCGACTGGTGGCACGGGCACAGGATTCGGTTGGTCTGAGCCTCGTACAGCGAGGTCGGGCAACCGATGTGAGTACAAATCTTGGAGAAGGCGTAGTAGTCACCGTGGTGGAAGTCTTCCTGACCCTTGCGCTCGATGGCGCGCTGTGCGTCTGCGTGGCGCAGGCGAATCAGCATGACCGCGTTGCGGTTGCCGTGGATCGAGTGCATGTGGTTTTCGTAGACGTCCTTTTCCGGATCGTACAGGTCGCCGTCGTTAACGTCGGATTCTGCCAACGGGAACACGGTCTCCATACCGCCGGCAGCCAGGTCCTCCGGGCGGACGCGCACCAGGCGCGCCAGACCCTTCGTGGTGTAGTGGCTGCCGGACTCGCCCTCGTGCATCTCAGCGATGGTGCTGGTGTCGCGAGCTAGGTAGAGTTTGACGCCCTTTTCGTGCAGGGTCCAGCCGGAAGTCCACAGGGTGCCGTCACCCATGTAGTTCATCTCGTGACGAACCTTCCACGGGTTCTTGATAGCGCCGCCCAGCGGGGCGATAACCGACAGGCCGAAGAGTACGCCGGCGCCACCGAGCAGGCCCATCAAGGTCTTGCGGCGACCCAGAGTGGAGGTCTTCCACGAGTCGTTCAGCAGGGCGGTCAGGGTGCGGCGGTCAACCTCGTCGGAAGGACCGTCGTGGCGACGCTGGACCGAAATCTCTTCCGGAATGATCTTCTTGACGTACTGAATAATAGCGACGCCCAGGCAGATAATTGCCAGACCGGAGAACAGACCCAGCAGCGGGGTGTAGAGCGTGTGCCAAATCAGGCCGTCTTCACCCAGGGTCTTGAACTCCCACGGCCAGAAAAGGTAGACGCCCAAGAAGGCGATGGCCGAGATGATGGAAATCGTCAGCCAAATACCAATGCCGGTGGCCGCGCGCTTCTCAGCCGGGTCTCCGTCGACCGGGAAGCGCTCCTTACGGAAGGCGACAGTGACGTCGTCCAGCTCAGTACCGAGGGCAGCGAGCTCGTCGTTGCTCATGCCCTTCAGCTGAGCGTCGGTGTAGTTGTGATTTACGTTGCTCATGAGCGCGATCCCATCCACATAGCGGCCGCGCACAGCGCGGTGATGCCGATAATCCACATTGCCAGGCCTTCAGAAACCGGGCCGAGACCGCCCAGGTCCCAGCCTGCCGGAGACGGGGTCTCGTTAGCAGACTTGATGTAGGCGATGATGTCCTTCTTCTCGTCAGCGGTCAGCTGGCGGTCGGAGAACTTCGGCATGTTCTGCGGGCCGGTCAGCATGGCCTGGTAGATCTCCTGCTCGTTGGCAGGATCCAGGGGCGGTGCGTACTTACCGGAGGACAGTGCGCCGCCCTGGCCGGTGAAGTTGTGGCAGGAAGCGCAGTTCATACGGAACAGCTCAGACCCCTTGGCGACGTCCTCGGCCTGAATTTGGCCGTTGTAGTTGGCGCCGCGCAGGGACTCCATAGCGATGGTGCCGTCATCGTTGTAGACGATGTCCGGTCCCCCACCGTTGGCTGCGACGTAAGCAGCCAGGGCCAGGGTCTGCTGCTCGGTGTAACGCGGGGTCTTGCGCTCCGCCTGGGCGTCGTTAGACATCATCGGCATACGACCGGAGTGAACCTGGAAGTAGACCGAACCGGCGCCGACGCCGATGAGCGAAGGGCCACGCTGGTCGACGCCCTGCAGGTTGGCGCCGTGGCAGGTAATACAAGCGACATCGTAGATGTCCTTGCCTTCCTGGATCAGGGCTTGGTCATCCTTCTGGGCGGTGGCGACCTGAGCGTCCGGCGTCAGGGCGGTAGCCAAAACGCCGGCACCCGTCAGACCGACGGTCAGCGCGAAAGCACCCGCGAGGGTGCGCTTCATCTTGCGCCGGCGGCGGGTCTTCTTCGCCGCAGCCGCCGCGGTGGTCTCACCCACCGGTGAAGCGTTGTTGTTGGGATTGGTATCCATCATTTTCCTTTGGTGTTACTGGTGTCCGGAAATGAATGGCTGTAGACCGAGATGGCTCGGCTATCTACGGCCTACTGGACGAGGTAGATGACGACGAAAACGCCGATCCACACGACGTCCACAAAGTGCCAGTAGTAAGACACCGCCATGGCAGCGGTTGCCTGCGCCGGCGTGAACTTGGACTTGGCAATGCGAAGCAAAATCACCACGAAGCTCAACAGGCCACCGGTCACGTGGGCCGCGTGGAAGCCGGTCAGAATGTAGAAGACCGAGCCGAACACGCTCGCCTGGACGGTAACACCGTGGTGAATCAGCTCGTACCACTCGAAGGCCATAATGCCCAGGAACAAAACGCCTAGGAGGATGGTTACCGAGTACCAGAGCCGAAGCTTGAATACGTCACCCCTTTCTGCGGCGAAAACGCCGAACTGCGAGGTCACGGAGGAAAGCACCAGGACGCCCGTAATAAGGAAGCCCATAGGCACGTTGATTTGGGCGGTGTGCTCCGCCCAATCGCCTTCCTGACCGTTAGCCCGGGATGTGAACCACATCGCGAACAGTCCGGCGAAGAACATTAACTCCTGCGACAGGAACACGATGGTGCCCACGCTGACCATATTGGGTCGGTTCAGCGCGGCAACACGTGGTGCTGCCATACCTTGATTAGAAACTGCGCTCGTCACGCCTATTAGTATGGCCGTTTCTCGACTCGAATTCATCTAGTTCCCCCCGCTTTCGCTATTAAATTTTCCGCGCGCAATCAGCAAAGACACAGAAACCGGCGCAACTTCCGTTGAGCAACGTTAACTTCGCCGCCAAACCCTCTCCCCAATCACGACGTTCGTGCAGGTCAAAGGACCCTAAGCGGCAACCGGCGGCAACATCCCACCGCAGCATATTTCCGCGAGAACGAAGCCGCGTCCGGTTGCAACCACTTCCGCCAAAAATCGAATGAGAGATAATTCACGTTCCACCGCCGACAAAACCGCAGGCTTGCAACTTTCGTATTACCCCCAGACGAAAATCGCTATAACGAGGGGTTTTAGCACCAATGGCCGGGTGGAAGCCGGCGGTCTATCCCCCGGCATCGTTAGCAAAACCCAGGAAATTCCTGCGCGGGCAAATTTTTCTGGAATTCGCGGGAACTTTCTGGAACTAAATACGACGAAGGCCCCGAGCCTCCCTCCGTGGGAGACCCGGGGCCTTGACGTCTAAGAAGCTGCGGGGCGCTTACGGCGCGCAGTTGAAAGCTAGTGCTTTTCCTTCGGCAGGCCGTACTGCAGCGAGAGCTTGGTGGTAGCCCACACCAGCATGATGGCGCCCAGAACAATCATCCAGTAGTACATGAAGATGATGCCCAGGCCTAGGACCGCGATAGCCATGGTCATCATGAACGGCCAGATGGAGCTCGGGGAGAAGAAGCCCAGGATGCCGGCGGAATCCTCGGTCTCCGCCTCTTCCCAGTCCTCCGGGAGGACGTCGGAGCGGGCATCGGTGAACTGGATGTAGACCGCAAGCATCAGGGCCAGCAGGGCCGCGAGGGCCATGGCGACCATGCCTGCCCACTCGGGGCCGTGGCGGTAGCCGTCGTCCTTAACGAAGTTGACGGCGAAGATGTAGACGATTTCGGCGATCAACAGGTATGTGAAGATCCCGTAAAAGACTTTTGCACCTACACGCATGGTTCAATATCTCCTTATGCCTGTGCCTTGTCGTTGGCGTCAACGTAGTTGTCGCCATCCTGGGTGTCGCGCTGCGAGTTGAACGGCTGGGTCGAGGTGGCATACGGAGCTTCACCGATGTGCGCCAGGGCCTCAGAGTTCGGAGCGTCCGGGTTGTCGATACGGTACTGCATGTACTCCTCGAACTTCTCCGGGGAAACGGCACGCAGCTCGAAGTTCATCATCGCGTGGTAGGTACCGCACATCTCAGCACAACGGCCGACGAAGGCGCCTTCCTTATCGATACTCTCCACCTGGAAAGCGCGCTCCTGCTGGTTGTTCTCCGGGTGTGCGTACACGTCGCGCTTGAACAGGAACTCCGGAATCCAGAAACCGTGCGAAACATCGCCGGAAGCCAGGCGGAACTCAATCGCGGTGTTGGTCGGCAGGACCAGAACCGGAACCTCTTCGGTGGTACCAACGGTCTCGATATCATTGAAGTTCAGGTAGGAGATGTCACCCTTGGACTTGCCGTGAATCGGGTTAGCGTTCTCGGTGCCCTCCGGGTCGATGGCGGATTCTTCCGCCAGACGGTTGCTCTCCTCATCGGTGCCGTCGTAGTCCTGGCCACCAGCCAGCGAACCGTCGACGGCGGCGTAGCCGAACTTCCAGTTCCACTGGTAAGCGGTCACGTCCACGGTCACCTTCGGGTCCTTATCCAGGGCGGTGACCTTCTGCTGGGTCTGGACCGTGAAGAAGAACAGGGCCGTAATGATGATGATCGGGACAACCGTCAGCACCAACTCCAGCGGGACGTTGTACTGCAGCTGCTTCGGGAACTCGCCCTTACCCTGCTTCTTGGCCCGCTTGGCACTCCACCGGAAGATGGCCACCAAGAACAGGCCCCACATGATGATACCGATAGTCCACGCAGCAACCCAGACCCAGATCCAGAAGTTGTACATTGCTTCTGCCTCCGGGGTAATGCCCCGCGGCCAGCCGAATCCCAGGACCTTGTTTACAGCCTCGGGGGCCTGCACATCACAGGCTGCGAGAGCACTGCCACCCAGTGCCAGTGCGCCCGCCAGACCAGCCTTTCGGGCTAGGTTGCGCTTATTACGCTGTCCCACGTGTGTTCTGCCTTTCTGTCCACACAAACTTCTTAAACGCTCTCAGAGCATTCCTATCTGTCTAGGATAGTGGATCCAGCTCGCATTTCTTAGCCGAATCCCAAGAACAGTCGCGCAGACACGTTGGCCCGCGACCGTAACGGGCGATTATGTTACATGGTCATCGGCCTCTGCCGCGGATTATGCCCTTTAACTGCGATTTCTCGCCTGTTACTCAATTCACAGACGCGTGGGCAGGTTATCATCCGAAAGTTCGCCCCTAAAGGTGGAAGCTTTCCCTCTGCCCCGCCGGGCGGCGCGGCCAGCCACCGCCCACAGGCCGCCCACAGCCAGCCGGCAGCCGCTACCTCGGAGCGCCAATAGCTATCTGCGGGCCGCGACCCGTAAAATGCCAAGTTGTTCAGAAACTTTCTTTGCAAGGAGCGAGACCCGTATGTGCGGACTTTTGAGTTTACTAGCCGCGAATCACAACGCCACGGACTACGTCCAAGCCGTTGAGGACGGACTGCCCTGTATGCGCCACCGCGGTCCGGACGCGGCCGGAACCTGGCACGACGACGACGCCGTCTTCGGGTTCAACCGCCTGTCCATCATCGACCTGGAGCACTCCCACCAGCCTCTGCGCTGGGGCCCGGCCGATGCCCCGGACCGCTACGCCCTGACCTTCAACGGCGAGATTTACAACTACCTGGAGCTGCGCGAGGAGCTGCAGGCCGCCGGCTACACCTTTAATACGGAAGGCGACGGCGAACCCATCGTCGTCGGCTACCACCACTGGGGCACGGACGTGGTCAACCACCTGCGCGGCATGTTCGGCATCGTCATCTGGGACACCCAGACCAAGACTATGTTCGCCACCCGGGACCAGTTCGGCATCAAGCCGCTTTACTACGCCACCACCGAGGCAGGCACCGTCTTCGCCTCCGAGATGAAGTCCATCCTGGCAATGGCCGAGACCATTGGTCCAGACCTGAGCCTTGACAAGCGGGCTATCGAGCACTACGTCGACTTGCAGTACGTGCCGGAGCCGGAGTCCCTGCACGCCAATATCCGCCGCGTCGAATCCGGCTGTACCGTGACCCTGAAGCCGGGCGGCGAGGTCGTCTCCGACCGCTACTTCCGCCCCACCTTCCCGGTGCAGAAGGTCGCCAAGGGCGACGAGCAGCAGCTATTCGACCGCATCACACGCGCCCTGGAGGATTCCGTCGAGAAGCACATGCGCGCGGACGTGACTGTCGGCTCCTTCCTCTCTGGCGGCATCGACTCCACGGCTATCGCCGCGCTGGCCAAGCGCCACAACGAAGACCTGTTGACCTTTACTACCGGCTTTGAGCGCGAGGGCTACTCCGAGGTCGACGTCGCTGCGGAATCCGCCGAGGCCATCGGCGTCGAGCACATCGTCAAGATCGTCTCCCCTGAGGAGTACGCCGACGCCGTGCCGAAGATCATGTGGTACCTGGACAACCCGGTCGCGGATCCCTCGCTGGTCCCGCTGTACTTCGTGGCCCAGGAGGCCCGCAAGCACGTCAAGGTGGTGCTGTCCGGCGAGGGCGCCGACGAGCTTTTCGGCGGCTACACAATATATAAGGAACCGCTCTCCCTGGCGCCGTTCGAGAAGATCCCCTCTCCCCTGCGCCGCGGGCTGGGCCAGCTCTCCCGCGTCCTACCGGAGGGCATGAAGGGCAAGTCCCTGCTCAACCGCGGCTCGATGACCATGGAGGAGCGCTACTACGGCAACGCCCGCTCCTTCAACTTCGAGCAGCTCCAGCGCGTCCTGCCGTGGGCGCGCCGCTCGTGGGACCACCGCGAGGTCACCGCCCCGATCTACGCCCAGTCCCAGGACTTCGATCCGGTCGCCCGCATGCAGCACCTAGACCTGTTTACCTGGATGCGCGGCGACATCCTGGTCAAGGCGGACAAGATGAACATGGCCAACTCCCTGGAGCTGCGCGTGCCCTTCCTGGACAAGGAGGTTTTCAAGGTCGCCGAGACCATCCCGCACGACCTGAAGATTTCCCACGGGACCACCAAGTACGCACTCCGCAAGGCGCTGGAGCAGATCGTTCCGCCGCACGTGCTGCACCGCAAGAAGCTGGGCTTCCCGGTGCCCATGCGCCACTGGCTGGCCGGCGACGAGCTCTACGGCTGGGCCCAGGATCAGATCAACGCCTCGCAGACCGAGGATATCTTCAACAAGAAGGCCGTCCTGGAAATGCTCAAGGAGCACCGCGACGGCGTCAGCGACCACTCCCGCCGCCTGTGGACGGTCCTGTCCTTTATGATCTGGCACGGCATCTTCGTCGAAGACCGCATCGATCCGCAGATCGAGCAGCGCGACTACCCGGTCAAGCTCTAACGCCGACTAGGTCCGCAGCCACAGATAGCTGCAGATAACTAAAGCTTTGGGCTCGGCCCCTCCCGTTGGAGGAGGGCCGAGCCCAAAGCTTTTATGCGTTGCGGCGCACTGGTTGGCGCGCCGCAACGGCTATTTAGTTGAAGGAATCACCGCAGGCGCAGGAACCGCCGGCATTCGGGTTGTCGATGGTGAAGCCCTGCTGCTCGATGGTGTCGGCGAAGTCGATCTTGGCGCCGGTCAGGTACGGAACGGACATCTTGTCCACGACGAGGTTCACGCCGCCGACCTGGTCGACCTTGTCGCCGTCCAGGGTGCGGTCGTCGAAGTACAGCTGGTAGCGCAGGCCGGCGCAGCCGCCCGGCTGGACAGCAATACGCAGGGACAAATCGTCGCGGCCTTCCTGATCGAGCAGGGCCTTCGCCTTGGCGGCGGCGGCCTCGGTCAGGATGACGCCAGTAGCAGATGCTGGGGCGGTCATAAATACTCCTTGTTCGACTTGATTGTTCGACTGTGCGTCGTATCTTGATGCTCTCCACCACCCTACTCGCCTCACTACCGTCAAGAAAGGCTGACGTGCCAGGCGGTGGGATTATGGCTTGTATTCATCTTCAACCGCACGGGCGCGGGCCTTATTCCACTTTGGACAAGCAACCTTGTAACCTTGGATGTTGTGAAACTACCGTGGCAAAAAGACAATCAGGACGCCGCTGCAGCGGACACCGCCGACCAGTCGGCCGCGCACGCCGGCAAGGACTCGGCAGCCCAGGAGGCTAAGAGCTACCCGAAGGGCTATACCCCGCCGAAGGGCCGGCCGACGCCGAAGCGCGCGGAGCAGGAGATCGCCAAGGGCGTTATCCGCGATCCGCACCGCATGTCTACTGCGCAGGCGCACCAGAACCGCAAAGAGCTGAAGAAGTCCATGTCCAAGGAAGAATGGAAGGACTACAAGGCCAAGGAGCGCGAGGAGCAGCGCAAGCGCAACCGCGAGACCCAGGAGCGCATGGCCGCCGGCGACGAGCGCTACCTGCCGGCCCGCGACCGCGGCAAGGAGCGGGCTTATGCCCGCGATGTCGTCGACGTCGCCAACAGCCCGCTGCGCTTTACTATGCCCGGCGCACTCGCCCTGCTGTTGTTCATGTTCGTCGGCACGTTTGTCCCGAGCATCTCCCCGGCAGTATCCGCCGTGGGCATGGTCTTCATCCTACTCTTCGCCGTCCTGGCTATCCTGCACGGCCGCCGCGTCAACAACGCGGTGCGGATGAAGTTCCCCGGCACCACCGCTGCCGGCTTCAGCCTGGGCAGCTACGCGGTGGGGCGGGCTACCCAGCCGCGTAAGTGGCGCGTGCCGCGCCCGCGGGTCAAGCCGGGCGAGGCTCTGACCTAGTCATGGTGGAGTTGCAGGCGGATAGCGCGGCCGGCATCGGCGCGACTGAAAGGCGTGAGCTCGCGGCCAAGATTGCCCTGAATCCGCAGGCCTCCGCCCTGGGGCGGATGTCCCTGCCGGTGGTCTGGCTGGCCGGCTGCCAGCAGCGCGTCCTGCCCCAGCCGGTGGCCCGGCCGCGGGTCGTGGTCTTCGCCGGCGACAACGGCATCGCCAACGCGGGCGCGCCGGTCTCGCAGTGGCCAGCTGACCACACCCACGACGCGGTCGAGCAGCTGTCCGCGCACGCCGGCCCGATTGAGCTTTTGGCCCAGCGCGCCGCTGCCCGCGTGCGGCTAATCCAAGCAGGCACCTCCGCCCCGATAGATAGCGCCGACGCGATGGACGCCGAACTGACCGCCTCGGCCTTCGACATCGGTATCAAGGCCGCCAACGCCAGCGCGGACGAGGGCGATGATTTGGTGATCCCGGCCGATATCGGCGTCGGCAACAGCACCGTCGCTGCGGCAATTGTGGGCCGCGTGACCGGCACCGAGCCGGTGGCGATCGTGCCGCGCGGCGCCCAGGTCCCGACGGAGCAGTGGAAACAACAGGTCACCGTCGTACGCGACGCGATGTTCCGCAGCCGCGGGCTCGCCGACGAGCCGGCCGAGCTCATCCGCGTGCTGGGCTCGCCGGCGTTTGCCGCCGAGGTAGCCTTCATCGCGCAGTCAGCCGCGCGCCGCACCCCGGTGCTCATCGACGGCTCCCTCGGCGCCGTCGCGGCCATGCTGGCCGAGCGCCTGCGCCCGGGCACCCAGGAATGGGTTTTCGTAGCGACCTCCACCGCCACCCCGGCCTTCGACCGGGCCGTGGCCGATCTGGGGCACGAGCCCTGGCTGGATCTGGCGGTCACGGCTGGCCAGGGCCTCGGCGCCCTGTCCGCCCTGCCGCTGATTAATTCGGCCGTGGAACTCATCACCACGGCCCTGGCGGACTGACTCCGCGGCCGCCCCGGAGCCAGGGCCAGCGGTTTAGACCAGCGTGTGCAGCCACCCGTGGGTGTCGGGCTGGCTGCCGCGCTGAATGTCGGTGAGCTGCTTGCGCAACGCCATGGTGACCTGCCCCGGCTCGTTGCCGTTGATGGTGAAATCCAGGTCCTTGCCCAGCACGCGGCCGACCGGGGTGATGACGGCCGCGGTGCCGCAGGCAAAGGACTCGGTCATCTCGCCGCTGTCGACCGCCGCGTGCCACTCCTCGGCGCAGATGCGGCGCTCCTCCACCTCGTAGCCGGCGTCCTGGGCAACCTGCAACAGGGAGTCGCGGGTGATGCCGGGCAGCAGGGACCCCGACAGCGCCGGGGTGACGATCCGGGCGTTGTCGCCACTGCCGTAGACGAACATCAGGTTCATCCCGCCCATTTCCTCGATGTACTTGCGCTCCAGCGCGTCCAGCCAGACGACCTGGTCGCAGCCCTTCTCCTCGGCTTGGGCCTGGGCCAGCAGCGAGCCCGCGTAGTTGCCTGCGAACTTCACCGCACCGGTGCCGCCGGGGGCGGCGCGGACGTAGTCGGTGGACAGCCAGACCGAAACCGGCTTCACGCCGCCGGTGAAATAGGCTCCGGCCGGGGAAGCAATGACGATATAGCGGAAAGAACTGGCCGGGTG from Corynebacterium confusum includes these protein-coding regions:
- a CDS encoding branched-chain amino acid aminotransferase — encoded protein: MTLLDYTVTRTDQPTSPEKIAEILDNPGFGRYFTDHMVTIDWNEEEGWHDAQVRPFGHLEMSPASNVFHYGQAIFEGIKAYRQPDGTVATFRPEQNAQRMIHSAERLAMPPLPAEEFTNSLAQLVAVDKDWVPAAGGEDSLYLRPFMISTEVSLGVHPASSFRYIVIASPAGAYFTGGVKPVSVWLSTDYVRAAPGGTGAVKFAGNYAGSLLAQAQAEEKGCDQVVWLDALERKYIEEMGGMNLMFVYGSGDNARIVTPALSGSLLPGITRDSLLQVAQDAGYEVEERRICAEEWHAAVDSGEMTESFACGTAAVITPVGRVLGKDLDFTINGNEPGQVTMALRKQLTDIQRGSQPDTHGWLHTLV
- the qcrC gene encoding cytochrome bc1 complex diheme cytochrome c subunit — translated: MMDTNPNNNASPVGETTAAAAAKKTRRRRKMKRTLAGAFALTVGLTGAGVLATALTPDAQVATAQKDDQALIQEGKDIYDVACITCHGANLQGVDQRGPSLIGVGAGSVYFQVHSGRMPMMSNDAQAERKTPRYTEQQTLALAAYVAANGGGPDIVYNDDGTIAMESLRGANYNGQIQAEDVAKGSELFRMNCASCHNFTGQGGALSSGKYAPPLDPANEQEIYQAMLTGPQNMPKFSDRQLTADEKKDIIAYIKSANETPSPAGWDLGGLGPVSEGLAMWIIGITALCAAAMWMGSRS
- a CDS encoding DUF3043 domain-containing protein produces the protein MKLPWQKDNQDAAAADTADQSAAHAGKDSAAQEAKSYPKGYTPPKGRPTPKRAEQEIAKGVIRDPHRMSTAQAHQNRKELKKSMSKEEWKDYKAKEREEQRKRNRETQERMAAGDERYLPARDRGKERAYARDVVDVANSPLRFTMPGALALLLFMFVGTFVPSISPAVSAVGMVFILLFAVLAILHGRRVNNAVRMKFPGTTAAGFSLGSYAVGRATQPRKWRVPRPRVKPGEALT
- the asnB gene encoding asparagine synthase (glutamine-hydrolyzing); this encodes MCGLLSLLAANHNATDYVQAVEDGLPCMRHRGPDAAGTWHDDDAVFGFNRLSIIDLEHSHQPLRWGPADAPDRYALTFNGEIYNYLELREELQAAGYTFNTEGDGEPIVVGYHHWGTDVVNHLRGMFGIVIWDTQTKTMFATRDQFGIKPLYYATTEAGTVFASEMKSILAMAETIGPDLSLDKRAIEHYVDLQYVPEPESLHANIRRVESGCTVTLKPGGEVVSDRYFRPTFPVQKVAKGDEQQLFDRITRALEDSVEKHMRADVTVGSFLSGGIDSTAIAALAKRHNEDLLTFTTGFEREGYSEVDVAAESAEAIGVEHIVKIVSPEEYADAVPKIMWYLDNPVADPSLVPLYFVAQEARKHVKVVLSGEGADELFGGYTIYKEPLSLAPFEKIPSPLRRGLGQLSRVLPEGMKGKSLLNRGSMTMEERYYGNARSFNFEQLQRVLPWARRSWDHREVTAPIYAQSQDFDPVARMQHLDLFTWMRGDILVKADKMNMANSLELRVPFLDKEVFKVAETIPHDLKISHGTTKYALRKALEQIVPPHVLHRKKLGFPVPMRHWLAGDELYGWAQDQINASQTEDIFNKKAVLEMLKEHRDGVSDHSRRLWTVLSFMIWHGIFVEDRIDPQIEQRDYPVKL
- the qcrB gene encoding cytochrome bc1 complex cytochrome b subunit, which produces MSNKLAEIGNNIDSRYTASGMIRTQINKVFPTHWSFMLGEMALYSFIILLLTGIYLALFFDPSISKVIYDGAYTPLNGVEMSRAYATALDLSFEVRGGLFVRQMHHWAALMFMMSMVAHMLRIFFTGAFRRPREANWIIGCALILLGMVEGFLGYSLPDDLLSGVGLRIMSAIILGLPIIGTWLHWAIFDGDFPSDLMLDRFYILHVLVIPGIILGLIAAHLILVWYQKHTQFPGPGRAENNVVGVRIMPVFATKAIGMGLMVAGVLALMSGLLTINAIWNLGPYNPSQVSAGSQPDIYMLWTDGVARIMPAWELYLGSYTIPSAFWVALLCGLMVVLLFAYPFIEKKMTGDDAHHNLLQRPRDVPVRSGIGAMAITFFLLVTMSGGNDHVAHFFQISLNAMTWLGRIGLLVLPPLAYVITYRICVSLQRSDREVLEHGIETGVIKQLPNGAFIEVHQPLGPVDEQGHAVPLKYAGAKVPKQLNELGLADAETQGIFSSDEEGVVKRVHQHHADNAAEEAEMFRRLNEANRRDDEENGRY
- the qcrA gene encoding cytochrome bc1 complex Rieske iron-sulfur subunit, which produces MSNVNHNYTDAQLKGMSNDELAALGTELDDVTVAFRKERFPVDGDPAEKRAATGIGIWLTISIISAIAFLGVYLFWPWEFKTLGEDGLIWHTLYTPLLGLFSGLAIICLGVAIIQYVKKIIPEEISVQRRHDGPSDEVDRRTLTALLNDSWKTSTLGRRKTLMGLLGGAGVLFGLSVIAPLGGAIKNPWKVRHEMNYMGDGTLWTSGWTLHEKGVKLYLARDTSTIAEMHEGESGSHYTTKGLARLVRVRPEDLAAGGMETVFPLAESDVNDGDLYDPEKDVYENHMHSIHGNRNAVMLIRLRHADAQRAIERKGQEDFHHGDYYAFSKICTHIGCPTSLYEAQTNRILCPCHQSQFDALEYGKPVFGPAARALPQLPITVDEDGYLVAQGNFIEPVGPAFWERKS
- the ctaC gene encoding aa3-type cytochrome oxidase subunit II translates to MGQRNKRNLARKAGLAGALALGGSALAACDVQAPEAVNKVLGFGWPRGITPEAEAMYNFWIWVWVAAWTIGIIMWGLFLVAIFRWSAKRAKKQGKGEFPKQLQYNVPLELVLTVVPIIIITALFFFTVQTQQKVTALDKDPKVTVDVTAYQWNWKFGYAAVDGSLAGGQDYDGTDEESNRLAEESAIDPEGTENANPIHGKSKGDISYLNFNDIETVGTTEEVPVLVLPTNTAIEFRLASGDVSHGFWIPEFLFKRDVYAHPENNQQERAFQVESIDKEGAFVGRCAEMCGTYHAMMNFELRAVSPEKFEEYMQYRIDNPDAPNSEALAHIGEAPYATSTQPFNSQRDTQDGDNYVDANDKAQA
- a CDS encoding nicotinate-nucleotide--dimethylbenzimidazole phosphoribosyltransferase, with the protein product MVELQADSAAGIGATERRELAAKIALNPQASALGRMSLPVVWLAGCQQRVLPQPVARPRVVVFAGDNGIANAGAPVSQWPADHTHDAVEQLSAHAGPIELLAQRAAARVRLIQAGTSAPIDSADAMDAELTASAFDIGIKAANASADEGDDLVIPADIGVGNSTVAAAIVGRVTGTEPVAIVPRGAQVPTEQWKQQVTVVRDAMFRSRGLADEPAELIRVLGSPAFAAEVAFIAQSAARRTPVLIDGSLGAVAAMLAERLRPGTQEWVFVATSTATPAFDRAVADLGHEPWLDLAVTAGQGLGALSALPLINSAVELITTALAD
- the ctaE gene encoding aa3-type cytochrome oxidase subunit III; this encodes MTSAVSNQGMAAPRVAALNRPNMVSVGTIVFLSQELMFFAGLFAMWFTSRANGQEGDWAEHTAQINVPMGFLITGVLVLSSVTSQFGVFAAERGDVFKLRLWYSVTILLGVLFLGIMAFEWYELIHHGVTVQASVFGSVFYILTGFHAAHVTGGLLSFVVILLRIAKSKFTPAQATAAMAVSYYWHFVDVVWIGVFVVIYLVQ
- the ctaF gene encoding aa3-type cytochrome oxidase subunit IV, giving the protein MRVGAKVFYGIFTYLLIAEIVYIFAVNFVKDDGYRHGPEWAGMVAMALAALLALMLAVYIQFTDARSDVLPEDWEEAETEDSAGILGFFSPSSIWPFMMTMAIAVLGLGIIFMYYWMIVLGAIMLVWATTKLSLQYGLPKEKH
- a CDS encoding HesB/IscA family protein, whose amino-acid sequence is MTAPASATGVILTEAAAAKAKALLDQEGRDDLSLRIAVQPGGCAGLRYQLYFDDRTLDGDKVDQVGGVNLVVDKMSVPYLTGAKIDFADTIEQQGFTIDNPNAGGSCACGDSFN